TCGCGACGGCGAGGTGGATCGCGCCGCGCAGCCGGGCGTCCGTCGCCATCTGTATCTGCTGCGGGTTTGGCGCGCCCGTGACGTAGGGCGGGAAGGTCAACGGCGACTGCACGTAGGCCGCCAGCGCCGCGTGCGACTCAGGTGACAGCTCGATGTCGAGCAGGCCCGCCAGCCGCTCGGCGACCTTTGCGCCGTCGTCGAGCCTGACATCGTCGCCGAGCAGCTTGACGGGATCGATCGAGCCGCCGTCGTTTGGCTCGCCGCGCGCCGTCGCCAGTCGCGCCGCGAAGTTGAAGCGCTCCAGCAGTGTTGTCGGGTTGATCCAGGCCCGCCCGCCGGCCCAGCCAGCCACGTTCGGCGGGTTGAGGATGTCCTGCCCCATCGAGCGCATCAGGGCGATCAGGCTGCGCTCGCGGGCCTGCGCCCCGAGCATCCGGACGGCCCCGACCACGTACTCGGTGGGCGACTTCACGTGCCCGTAACGCGACTCGTCGGAGTAGAAGGCGTCCGACCTGAGGATCGCGCCGACGATGGCCCGGATGTCGTATCTCGAGTCCAGGTACGCGCCGACCAGCGATCCGAGCAGCGCTGGCTCGGGGTTGGGGTAGGCGAAAAACGCGAACAGCTTGCGGCAGATCCGCTCGGCAGTTGCCTTGTGTCCGACGACCATATTCACAATGTCGCCACCGTCGAAGTCGGCCGTCTCGCCCATGAACGTCTTCGGGCCGAACTCGTGCTGGTTGCGGTTGAAGAAGAACTCGGCGCCGTTCAGGTTCCAGCCGGTGAAGGCGCGGGCGGCGGCCCGAACGTCGGCTTCGGTGTAGTTGCCGATGCCGAGCGTGTACAGCTCCAGCAACTCGCGTCCGTAGTTCTCGTTCGGCGCGCCCTTGCGGTTCGTGTTGCCGTCCAACCAGACGAGCATCGCTGGATCGCGCGAGATCGCCATCAGCATGTCGCGGAGGTTGCCCAGGCTATGCTGGCGCAGCGTGGCCAGGTGCGCGTGCATCGCCAGCGGATTGGTCACCTTCTGGTTCGAGACGGCGAAGTGCCCGTGCCAGAAGAGCGTCATCTTCTCGACCAGCGGGCGGCGGCTGCGGACCATCCGGTACAGCCACCACGTCTGCACGTCTTCGATGTTCTGCAGGTCGATCAGGTGGCCGCTCAGGCTGTTGAGGAGGCCGTCGAAGTCCTCCTCGACCTTCTCGGGCTGCAGCAGCTCGTCCAGCGTCCCCGGCACACCCAGCTTGACGTACCGCTCCAGCTCGCTCGGGCTGGCCCCGAAGCCGGCTCGGCGCAGCAGCAGCGCCACACGGCTGCGCGTGTCTCCGTCCGCCACAGCCCGCACCTCCAAGACCGTCTCGCGTGCCGACGCCTGGACGGCCGCCGAACGCGTGTCTTCAACGTCTCCACCAGTCTACGGCGATGCGGGTTAGCAGCCGGAGAGGACGAACGTTGAGGGGAGGTTAGGAGAGAGGGCGGCAACTGCCCGGGAGGTTAGGAACCTGTAAACCTCAGGTTGGTACTTGTACCAGGAGTAGCGAGCGGCGTGGGTACGGCTGAATGTACGGCTGCGGGCGCTGCCGGGCGCGTCTCGGCGGGCGCTGCCGGGCCGATCCATGGCAGCACGTCGGCCATGTTGCGTGTGCGGCTGACGACGTGCTGGGGGATCGCATGCACGTGGGCCTTCATGAGTACGGCCGGTGCGTGGCCGAGGATCTCCGCGAGGGTCGGCATAGGGTAGCTGTTGGCGAGCATCAGGCCGCCGGCCAGGTAGTGTAGATCGTGGGCGCCCTGCAGGCCGTCGACGCCCGCTGCCTCCTCTGCCCCCACTCGAAAGCCCAAGCCGCTGAGCTTTCCGCCTCTGGTGCTTGTCCCCCGCCCCTTGGCACAACGGTAGGCGAGTGACAGGCCCCCGCGCTACATTCGCGGCTTCTTGGAGTAGTCTCTTGGGCGGCTGACGCGGGCCGCTACGGCTGGCGGTTCCTCTGCTTCTCGCGGCGAGCAGGGGTCGCCGCCACCTGCGCCTTTGGCGGGGCGAGCGTCAGCCGCTTGAGCCGCCGGCCGCTCTCGGCCACCGCGACCTCGCCGGCCAGGACCGGCAGCATCGCGTCGAGGTCCGGGGCCTCGCTGACCTCTCCCGCATCGTCGAACAACAGGAACCGGTCGAACGAGCGCATCAGCCAGCGGTCGTGGGTCACGCCGACCACCGTGCCCGTGAACTCGTCGAGGGCGTGCTCCAACGCCTCCGACGAGTCGAGATCCAGGTTGTCGGTCGGCTCGTCCAGCAGCAAGAGATTCGCGCCAGCCCGTTCCAGCAACAGGACTTGCAGGCGCGCCTGCTGCCCGCCCGACAGCGTCTCGAACCGCTGCTGGGCGCACGGCTGCAGCTCGTAGCGGGCCAGGATCGCCATCGAGGACGACAGCGAGATGTCCGCGCGCTGGAGGATCTCCAGCACCGTCAGCCCGCGCCACTCCGGATGCTCGTGCAACTGGCTGAAATAGCCGACCTTGATGCGCGCACCGTACTGCAGCATGCCGGAGTGCCTGACCGGCTCGCCTGCCGCCAGCCGCAGGAAGTGCGACTTGCCCGTGCCGTTCGGCCCGAGGACAGCGACACGCTCGCCCTGGCGGATCAGCAGGTCGAACGGGTGGATCAGCCCGTCGATCTCCAGGCCGGTGCACTCCAGCACCTTGCGGCCCGAGTCCGAGCCGCGCAGCCGCATCCGAATCCGCTGGTTGCGAACGGGCGGCGTCGGCGGGCCGGCCTCCACGAACTTCCGCCAGCGGGTCTCAGCAGCGTCCGCCCGCGATGCGTTCGCGTCGCTCGATGCCGCCCGAATCTTCATGGTGCGGAAGTACTGGAACAGCCGGCGCTCCTCGTCGTTCCAGCGCTGCAACGCCTCTTCGAGCCGCTCCTGGCGCGCCTCACGGGCCTCGTAGTACGTGCCGAACGACTCGCCATGCACCCACGCGCCGTGTCCTTCAAGCGTCACGACCTTGCGTGTGGCGCGCACCAGCAGCTCACGGTCATGGCTGACCAGCAGAACCGTCTTGTTGAGCGCGTTGAGCTGCCGCTCCAGCCAGCGCTTCCCGACGATGTCCAGGAAGTTGTCTGGCTCGTCCAGCAGGAGGTTTTCGCAGTCGGAGGTCAGCAGCATTTCGAGCGCCAGCCGCTTCTGCTCGCCGCCCGACAACTGACGCACGGGGCGATCGGCGGCCTGATCCAGCGTCTGCCCGAGGACCGACGCCGTGCAGCGATCCCACAGCCCTTCCAGGGTGTAGCCGCCAGCCTCACCCCAGTGGGCGATGGCGTCGGCGTACCGCACGCCGGCGTCGTCCGAGGCATCCGACATCAGGGCGCGCTCGGCGTCGATCAGCTCGAGGGCGTGCGTTCGGAGCGGCTCGGGTGAGACGTAGGCCAGCAACTCGCGGACCGTGGCGTCAGCATCACCGCGATGTACCTGCTGCGGCATGTACTGCAGCCGACCGTCGATCTGAATCGCGCCGTTGCTCGGCTGCAGCTCACGGGCCAGCAGCCTCAGCAGCGTGCTCTTGCCGACGCCGTTGACGCCGACCAGCGAGGCGTGCTCGCGGTCGCCTATCCGAAACGAGACGCCGCTGAAGAGCAGGCCGCCGCCAGGGTGCTCGTAGTCAAGGTCTTGCACCACAATCGCCATGGTCCACGTCAGCCTTCTGCGCCGACTGGCGCGAACTGGTCCGCGAGGTCTACCGTCCGCGAGCGAGGACCGCCGACAGCCCGGCCGACGCCAGCTCAGCCGACACCGACACGATGCGGTACAGGATACTGGTGACGGCGGCGGCGGGGGCTGGCATGCCGATGGCGGTGAGCAAGACCGTCATCAATCCCTCACGCGCGCCCAGCCCGGCCGGCGCGATCGGCACCGCCAGCCCGAACAGGTAGCTCAGGGCCGCGATGCCGCTGACGGCCGGCAGGTCGGCCCAGGACAGCGTCTCCCAGCCGACCACCGTGTGCGCCGTGGCGAACAGGCCAATCGACATCGTGACCCAGAGCACCACGTACCCGGCGAGCAGCAGGATGATCACGCGGTAGGGCGGCAGGTCGGTGCACAGCTCGGTGTTCTTGCCGGGCAGCTTCTTCGAGGCGAAGCGCAGGATCGGGCCCATCACGCGGGGGTGCAGCCCGATCAGGCCGGCCGGCAACGCCAGCCAGGAGACCCAGCCGATCAGCTCCAGGTGCTCGGCGATGCCCTGGCCGCGCAAGAGGATCGGGATGCTGATGACGCTCACCAGCGCCGCCCCCAGCAGCGAGAGCGCCAGCTCCACCAGGACGCTGGTGACGCCAATCGAGGCCGGCTGGCCGCGCTCGCTGAGGAGCGCCACGCGCCCGGCCGCGTGCATCACCTTGCCTGGGAGATACTTGCCGATATTCGTCACCAGGAAGATGCGACAGCCGTCGAGCGTGCTGACGTTGCCGCCCAGCCCCCGATAGATGATCAGCCAGAGTGGCGCCGTCGAGATCGACGTACACACCATCAGCAGGAAGGCGATGCCGACCGGCAGCGGGTGAAACTGCCACTGGTAGTCTGCGAGGGTCGGGTCATTCCAGCTTCGCCAGAGCGTGTACCCAACGCCGAGCACCAGGACGACGGCGAGGGCCGCCCTCAGCGCGGGATGACGCAGCATGCCTGGGGGCGGTCGGCGACGGTGGCGTGGTCACGTACGACCTTCGAGGGCGACATAGCGCTAAGGCTACCGGATCGGCGCGCCGCGACGAAAGGTACGAAACGTCACACTCCCGACCGTCAGCCTCCGCCGACGAGGCGTCGGTAGAAGGTCGTCAGACGCTCGGCGGCAACCGCCCAGCTCTCGGAGGTGGCGGCTGCTTGCTGGCCGGCCAGGCCGAGGCGCGCGGCGAGATCCGGATCGGCCAGCAGGCGTGAGATGGCGGCAGCAAGCTCGACGGGCTGGCCGGGCGGAGCCAGCAGGCCACTCTCGCCGTCCGCGATGACCTCGGGGAGATCGCCGGTGGCGGTGGCGACGACGGGGCAGGCAACGCCTCGCGCCGAGAAGAGCATGCCGCTGGCGGTCGTCTCGCGATACGGCAACACCAGCAGATCGGCGGCGCTGAGGTAGGCGGCCAGCCGCGACTCTGGCAGGAAGGCCAGGTCGAAAATGGCGCGGTCCAGCAGGCCGTGCGCTTCGAGCCGCTGCCGGTACGGGCCGAACGGCTCGTTCGGTTTCCCGGCGACGACCAGTCGGGCCGATGGGCGCTCAGGAGCCACCAGAGCGAACGCCTCGATCAGGTCAGCCAGGCCCTTGTACGGCTCGATCAGCCCCGCGAACAGGATCAGCTCGGCGTCGGGCGGCAGGCCAAGCTGACGGCGGGCTTCAGCACGCGGGAGCGGCGGCGTGTCGAGGAGCAGCGGCCCGTGGGGCACGACGGCGATACGATCTGGAGCGATGCCCCAACGGTCGCGGAGCGCGGCGGCGCTGCGCTCGCTGTGGACCACGAGGCCGTCGGCACGCCGGAACAGCCGCTCGTAGCGGGCAGCGACGGCCGGCGGAGCGTCGTGCGGCGCGAGGTTGTGGACCGTGTAGACCAGCGGCACGCCACGACGTCGGATCAGCGGCCCGAGACGCGCATCCAGGCGCGGCTCGAAGCTCCACTGGATGTGAACGACGT
This genomic stretch from Chloroflexota bacterium harbors:
- a CDS encoding flippase-like domain-containing protein, which translates into the protein MLRHPALRAALAVVLVLGVGYTLWRSWNDPTLADYQWQFHPLPVGIAFLLMVCTSISTAPLWLIIYRGLGGNVSTLDGCRIFLVTNIGKYLPGKVMHAAGRVALLSERGQPASIGVTSVLVELALSLLGAALVSVISIPILLRGQGIAEHLELIGWVSWLALPAGLIGLHPRVMGPILRFASKKLPGKNTELCTDLPPYRVIILLLAGYVVLWVTMSIGLFATAHTVVGWETLSWADLPAVSGIAALSYLFGLAVPIAPAGLGAREGLMTVLLTAIGMPAPAAAVTSILYRIVSVSAELASAGLSAVLARGR
- a CDS encoding glycosyltransferase family 4 protein; this translates as MRKDQDAHTAAMHTRGMIPVGRRLRVLQLDPNANTPPYDRALCAALAAAGCDVTLATSRFLYERLPAPRGYRLDERFFRVAGSGAARQIGLTGRPSARRALKAAEYPLNWLTLLADLRRHPADVVHIQWSFEPRLDARLGPLIRRRGVPLVYTVHNLAPHDAPPAVAARYERLFRRADGLVVHSERSAAALRDRWGIAPDRIAVVPHGPLLLDTPPLPRAEARRQLGLPPDAELILFAGLIEPYKGLADLIEAFALVAPERPSARLVVAGKPNEPFGPYRQRLEAHGLLDRAIFDLAFLPESRLAAYLSAADLLVLPYRETTASGMLFSARGVACPVVATATGDLPEVIADGESGLLAPPGQPVELAAAISRLLADPDLAARLGLAGQQAAATSESWAVAAERLTTFYRRLVGGG
- a CDS encoding ABC-F family ATP-binding cassette domain-containing protein; the encoded protein is MAIVVQDLDYEHPGGGLLFSGVSFRIGDREHASLVGVNGVGKSTLLRLLARELQPSNGAIQIDGRLQYMPQQVHRGDADATVRELLAYVSPEPLRTHALELIDAERALMSDASDDAGVRYADAIAHWGEAGGYTLEGLWDRCTASVLGQTLDQAADRPVRQLSGGEQKRLALEMLLTSDCENLLLDEPDNFLDIVGKRWLERQLNALNKTVLLVSHDRELLVRATRKVVTLEGHGAWVHGESFGTYYEAREARQERLEEALQRWNDEERRLFQYFRTMKIRAASSDANASRADAAETRWRKFVEAGPPTPPVRNQRIRMRLRGSDSGRKVLECTGLEIDGLIHPFDLLIRQGERVAVLGPNGTGKSHFLRLAAGEPVRHSGMLQYGARIKVGYFSQLHEHPEWRGLTVLEILQRADISLSSSMAILARYELQPCAQQRFETLSGGQQARLQVLLLERAGANLLLLDEPTDNLDLDSSEALEHALDEFTGTVVGVTHDRWLMRSFDRFLLFDDAGEVSEAPDLDAMLPVLAGEVAVAESGRRLKRLTLAPPKAQVAATPARREKQRNRQP
- a CDS encoding DUF1800 domain-containing protein; protein product: MADGDTRSRVALLLRRAGFGASPSELERYVKLGVPGTLDELLQPEKVEEDFDGLLNSLSGHLIDLQNIEDVQTWWLYRMVRSRRPLVEKMTLFWHGHFAVSNQKVTNPLAMHAHLATLRQHSLGNLRDMLMAISRDPAMLVWLDGNTNRKGAPNENYGRELLELYTLGIGNYTEADVRAAARAFTGWNLNGAEFFFNRNQHEFGPKTFMGETADFDGGDIVNMVVGHKATAERICRKLFAFFAYPNPEPALLGSLVGAYLDSRYDIRAIVGAILRSDAFYSDESRYGHVKSPTEYVVGAVRMLGAQARERSLIALMRSMGQDILNPPNVAGWAGGRAWINPTTLLERFNFAARLATARGEPNDGGSIDPVKLLGDDVRLDDGAKVAERLAGLLDIELSPESHAALAAYVQSPLTFPPYVTGAPNPQQIQMATDARLRGAIHLAVASTENQIG